The Nocardia arthritidis genome has a window encoding:
- a CDS encoding alpha/beta hydrolase family protein: protein METVPIQMPDGSTVPVRLIPAGGAHRHPVTPDAPRPVVVIVPGLGVPGGYYEGFALGLSRRGFDVAIGELRGNGDSRPKPSSASAYGYHELVSVDFPAMFEVVRARFPDSTPYLLGHSMGGQLAVMYASRIRGRLGGLVLVASGTPYYRGYRGISGPGMLFGTAAVSLTANLAGFWPGDRLGQAGFGRQSKVLISDWARLARTGRFVPVGADIDYEERIARLKLPVLAITMTGDDLTPQSSAEHLVEKLPHAEVTWWRQPEPLGHNGWITESKTTIDQIEKWLRDR from the coding sequence ATGGAGACAGTTCCGATCCAGATGCCGGACGGAAGTACCGTCCCGGTACGGCTGATCCCGGCCGGGGGCGCCCATCGTCACCCGGTCACCCCCGACGCACCGCGCCCGGTCGTGGTGATCGTGCCCGGGCTCGGCGTACCCGGCGGGTATTACGAGGGATTCGCGCTCGGACTGTCGCGGCGCGGCTTCGACGTGGCGATCGGCGAACTGCGCGGCAACGGTGACAGCAGGCCGAAGCCGAGCTCGGCCAGCGCCTACGGCTACCACGAACTGGTTTCGGTGGATTTCCCGGCGATGTTCGAGGTGGTGCGCGCCCGATTCCCGGACAGCACACCGTATTTGCTCGGTCACAGCATGGGCGGGCAGTTGGCGGTGATGTATGCCTCGCGCATCCGCGGTCGGCTCGGCGGGCTGGTCCTGGTCGCCTCGGGCACGCCGTATTACCGTGGCTACCGCGGGATTTCGGGTCCCGGCATGTTGTTCGGCACGGCCGCCGTCTCGCTGACCGCGAATCTCGCCGGATTCTGGCCGGGGGATCGCTTGGGGCAGGCGGGATTCGGCCGCCAGTCCAAGGTGTTGATCTCGGACTGGGCCCGGCTGGCCCGCACCGGGCGGTTCGTGCCGGTCGGCGCCGATATCGACTACGAGGAGCGGATCGCCCGGCTGAAGCTTCCGGTGCTGGCCATCACGATGACCGGCGACGATCTCACCCCGCAGAGCTCGGCCGAACATTTGGTGGAAAAGCTGCCGCATGCCGAGGTTACGTGGTGGCGTCAGCCGGAACCGTTGGGGCACAACGGCTGGATCACCGAGTCGAAGACCACGATCGATCAGATCGAGAAGTGGTTGCGCGATCGCTGA
- a CDS encoding TetR/AcrR family transcriptional regulator, whose product MSQDANTGRMYAGQPVEDRQRQRRARFLESGLTVFARDGYANSSVGAICKDAGLSSRQFYEEFTGRESLLLELYEQIDKESRDAVAAALAAKADASALEIIDAAVRAYVESIGSDPRKARVALVEVVGAGPKVEKFRLELRRVWGSLLASAAEDAAMQGEIPPGDYEMRVLAIIGAVNYVVDSWSGSDPRPPLDDVIRVLSRVIMGAVGA is encoded by the coding sequence ATGTCACAGGATGCGAATACGGGACGAATGTATGCCGGGCAACCCGTTGAGGACCGGCAACGTCAGCGGCGTGCGCGTTTTCTGGAATCGGGCCTGACGGTCTTCGCACGCGACGGCTACGCGAATAGTTCGGTCGGCGCCATCTGTAAGGACGCCGGGCTCTCCTCGCGACAGTTCTACGAGGAGTTCACCGGCCGCGAGTCCCTACTACTCGAGCTCTACGAGCAGATCGACAAGGAGTCGCGTGACGCGGTGGCCGCGGCGCTCGCGGCGAAGGCCGATGCGAGTGCGCTGGAGATCATCGATGCCGCGGTGCGCGCGTACGTCGAGTCGATCGGCTCCGATCCGCGCAAGGCGCGCGTCGCGCTGGTCGAGGTGGTCGGCGCCGGGCCGAAGGTGGAGAAGTTCCGCCTCGAGCTGCGCCGGGTCTGGGGTTCGCTGCTCGCCAGCGCCGCCGAGGACGCCGCCATGCAGGGCGAAATCCCGCCCGGTGACTACGAAATGCGGGTGCTCGCGATCATCGGGGCGGTCAACTACGTGGTGGATTCCTGGAGCGGTTCGGATCCGCGGCCGCCGCTGGACGATGTGATCCGCGTGCTCAGCCGGGTGATCATGGGCGCGGTCGGCGCCTGA
- a CDS encoding ArsR/SmtB family transcription factor, translating into MRLLPQPDSADLDLVRVLGALADPVRLELVRALLGRREPMRCGPDRFDVEITAATLSHHWKVLRDAGVISTFASGRNRLVQVRGDDLDHRFPGLLTAISTEHPAAIR; encoded by the coding sequence GTGCGCCTGCTGCCCCAGCCCGACAGTGCGGATCTCGATCTGGTGCGGGTGCTCGGTGCGCTGGCCGATCCGGTGCGATTGGAGTTGGTGCGCGCGCTGCTCGGCCGGCGCGAGCCGATGCGGTGCGGTCCGGACAGATTCGACGTCGAGATCACCGCCGCCACCCTCTCGCACCACTGGAAGGTGCTCCGGGACGCCGGGGTGATCAGCACCTTCGCCTCCGGTCGCAACCGCCTGGTGCAGGTGCGCGGCGACGATCTGGATCACCGCTTCCCGGGTCTGCTCACCGCCATCTCGACCGAGCATCCCGCGGCGATTCGATGA
- a CDS encoding MarR family winged helix-turn-helix transcriptional regulator codes for MTSMPAAERIGSFIKRAERSLQTAKTSALKPAGVTVPQYAALLYLTENPGISAAALARLCGVTPPTMNTILANLQDRGLIERTPHAWHRNVLETRLTEAGRAVMADADARAIRVERALAAEFTDAERVALEDLLIRCADLLDSIRPETKNAAT; via the coding sequence ATGACCTCGATGCCCGCCGCGGAGCGCATCGGCAGCTTCATCAAGCGCGCCGAGCGGTCGCTGCAAACCGCGAAGACGAGCGCGCTGAAACCGGCGGGCGTGACGGTTCCGCAGTACGCGGCCCTGCTCTACCTCACCGAGAACCCGGGTATCTCGGCCGCGGCGCTGGCCCGGCTGTGCGGGGTCACTCCGCCGACGATGAATACGATCCTGGCCAACCTGCAGGACCGAGGTCTGATCGAACGCACGCCGCACGCCTGGCATCGGAATGTGTTGGAGACCAGGCTGACCGAGGCGGGCCGGGCGGTGATGGCGGATGCCGACGCGCGCGCGATCCGGGTGGAGCGCGCGCTCGCCGCCGAATTCACCGATGCCGAGCGGGTGGCGTTGGAAGACTTGCTGATTCGTTGCGCGGACCTACTGGATTCGATCAGGCCGGAAACGAAAAACGCTGCCACTTAG
- a CDS encoding SMP-30/gluconolactonase/LRE family protein yields MSHLLRRGLASIAIVICGLTDQAIATAANDPSIAVAYALPGDRAYPESIAVDPRNGDTYVSSYTTGAVFRAASGAATAETFLAPGADGRNTANGVKVDPAGRLWVIDSTAGVSVYDTVTHARLARFTVAATNPFFVNDLAFTADGTAYLTDSKRPVVYRVTPGQFAEATANGGCGELIPAMDLGAVVPPHGPDAFTLNGIAVDPTGRYLLTVDMTGGGLFRASLNPGDPNPVRKVTLNGGDMKAADGIELRGETLWVAHNSTNSISRWRLSDDGATATQEQRFTDQSLRVPTGLVHVGDRLLVTASQFDKGGPMGQGTPTLPFAVLDVSGI; encoded by the coding sequence ATGTCCCACCTGCTGCGTCGCGGCCTGGCGAGCATCGCGATCGTCATCTGTGGCCTGACCGATCAGGCGATCGCCACCGCGGCCAACGATCCATCCATCGCGGTCGCGTACGCATTGCCCGGCGACCGCGCGTACCCGGAGAGCATCGCCGTCGACCCGCGCAACGGGGATACCTACGTCAGCTCGTACACCACCGGCGCGGTGTTCCGCGCGGCCTCGGGCGCGGCCACGGCCGAGACCTTCCTCGCGCCGGGCGCCGACGGCCGCAATACCGCGAACGGCGTCAAGGTGGATCCCGCGGGCCGCCTGTGGGTTATCGATTCGACCGCAGGAGTTTCGGTGTACGACACCGTGACTCACGCTCGGCTCGCCCGATTCACCGTCGCCGCAACGAATCCCTTCTTCGTCAACGACCTGGCCTTCACCGCCGACGGCACCGCCTACCTCACCGACAGCAAACGACCGGTCGTATATCGAGTCACCCCAGGGCAATTCGCCGAGGCCACGGCCAATGGCGGTTGCGGCGAACTGATTCCGGCCATGGACCTCGGCGCCGTCGTTCCGCCGCACGGACCGGATGCCTTCACCCTCAACGGTATTGCCGTCGACCCGACCGGCCGCTACCTGCTGACCGTCGATATGACCGGCGGCGGGCTCTTCCGTGCGTCGCTGAACCCCGGCGACCCGAATCCGGTACGCAAGGTCACGCTGAACGGCGGTGATATGAAGGCGGCCGACGGGATCGAACTGCGCGGCGAAACCCTCTGGGTCGCACACAACTCGACCAACTCCATCTCCCGCTGGCGACTGTCCGACGACGGCGCGACGGCCACCCAGGAGCAGCGGTTCACCGACCAATCCCTGCGCGTCCCAACCGGACTGGTGCACGTCGGCGACCGGCTGCTGGTCACCGCGTCACAGTTCGACAAGGGCGGACCGATGGGCCAGGGCACACCGACATTGCCGTTCGCCGTGCTGGACGTCTCCGGCATTTGA
- the groL gene encoding chaperonin GroEL (60 kDa chaperone family; promotes refolding of misfolded polypeptides especially under stressful conditions; forms two stacked rings of heptamers to form a barrel-shaped 14mer; ends can be capped by GroES; misfolded proteins enter the barrel where they are refolded when GroES binds), whose translation MAKTIAYDEEARRGLERGLNSLADAVKVTLGPKGRNVVLEKKWGAPTITNDGVSIAKEIELEDPYEKIGAELVKEVAKKTDDVAGDGTTTATVLAQALVREGLRNVAAGANPLGLKRGIEKAVEAITSTLLDSAKEVETKEQIAATAGISAGDTSIGELIAEAMDKVGKEGVITVEESNTFGLQLELTEGMRFDKGYISGYFVTDPERQEAVLEDPYILLVGSKVSTVKDLLPLLEKVIQAGKPLLIIAEDVEGEALSTLVVNKIRGTFKSVAVKAPGFGDRRKAQLADIGILTGGEVITEELGLSLETAGVELLGQARKVVVTKDETTIVEGAGDAEAIKGRVAQIRAEIEASDSDYDREKLQERLAKLAGGVAVIKAGAATEVELKERKHRIEDAVRNAKAAVEEGIVAGGGVALLQAVPALDKLSLSGDEATGANIVKVALSAPLKQIAFNAGLEPGVVAEKVANLPAGHGLNAATGVYEDLLAAGVADPVKVTRSALQNAASIAALFLTTEAVVADKPEKAAAPAGDPTGGMGGMDF comes from the coding sequence ATGGCCAAGACAATTGCGTACGACGAAGAGGCCCGTCGCGGTCTCGAGCGGGGTCTGAACAGCCTCGCCGACGCGGTGAAGGTGACGCTGGGCCCGAAGGGTCGCAACGTTGTCCTGGAGAAGAAGTGGGGTGCTCCCACGATCACCAACGATGGTGTGTCCATCGCCAAGGAGATCGAGCTGGAGGATCCGTACGAGAAGATCGGCGCCGAGCTGGTCAAGGAAGTCGCCAAGAAGACCGACGATGTCGCGGGCGACGGCACCACCACCGCGACCGTGCTCGCCCAGGCGCTGGTGCGCGAAGGCCTGCGCAACGTCGCGGCCGGTGCGAACCCGCTGGGTCTGAAGCGTGGTATCGAGAAGGCCGTCGAGGCGATCACCTCGACGCTGCTGGATTCGGCCAAGGAGGTCGAGACCAAGGAGCAGATCGCCGCAACCGCCGGTATCTCCGCCGGTGACACCTCCATCGGTGAGCTGATCGCCGAGGCCATGGACAAGGTCGGCAAGGAAGGTGTCATCACCGTCGAGGAGAGCAACACCTTCGGCCTCCAGCTGGAGCTGACCGAGGGCATGCGCTTCGACAAGGGCTACATCTCCGGCTACTTCGTCACCGATCCGGAGCGTCAGGAAGCGGTCCTCGAGGATCCGTACATCCTGCTCGTCGGCTCGAAGGTCTCCACCGTCAAGGACCTGCTGCCGCTGCTCGAGAAGGTCATCCAGGCCGGTAAGCCGCTGCTGATCATCGCCGAGGACGTCGAGGGCGAGGCCCTGTCGACCCTGGTCGTCAACAAGATCCGCGGCACCTTCAAGTCCGTCGCGGTCAAGGCGCCCGGCTTCGGCGACCGCCGCAAGGCGCAGCTCGCCGACATCGGCATCCTGACCGGTGGCGAGGTCATCACCGAGGAGCTCGGCCTTTCGCTGGAGACCGCCGGTGTCGAGCTGCTCGGCCAGGCGCGCAAGGTGGTCGTCACCAAGGACGAGACCACCATCGTCGAGGGCGCGGGCGACGCTGAGGCCATCAAGGGCCGGGTCGCGCAGATTCGTGCCGAGATCGAGGCGTCGGATTCGGATTACGACCGGGAGAAGCTGCAGGAGCGGCTGGCCAAGCTGGCCGGTGGCGTCGCGGTGATCAAGGCCGGTGCGGCGACCGAGGTCGAGCTGAAGGAGCGTAAGCACCGGATCGAGGATGCGGTGCGTAACGCGAAGGCGGCCGTGGAGGAGGGCATCGTCGCCGGTGGTGGCGTTGCGCTGCTGCAGGCGGTGCCGGCGCTGGACAAGCTGAGCCTGTCCGGTGACGAGGCGACCGGCGCGAACATTGTGAAGGTGGCGCTGTCGGCGCCGCTGAAGCAGATCGCGTTCAACGCGGGTCTGGAGCCGGGCGTGGTGGCCGAGAAGGTGGCCAACCTGCCCGCCGGCCATGGCCTGAACGCCGCCACCGGTGTGTACGAGGACCTGTTGGCCGCCGGTGTGGCCGACCCGGTGAAGGTGACCCGTTCTGCCCTGCAGAACGCGGCCTCGATCGCCGCGCTGTTCCTGACCACCGAGGCCGTCGTGGCCGACAAGCCGGAAAAGGCCGCCGCTCCCGCCGGCGACCCGACCGGTGGCATGGGCGGCATGGACTTCTGA
- a CDS encoding NAD(+) synthase gives MPALPFDSLYRHGFARVAVAVPRVRVADPAFNAEATLELARRAADDHAVLTVFPELGLSSYTADDLFHQDALDDATAAALSAIVAASVDIDTVLAVGAPVRAQGRLFNCAIAIYHGTVLGAVPKSYLPNYREFYEKRQFAAAREVLTDHVTIAGQRAPFGSDLLFTATNLDGFTMHMEVCEDGWVPLPPSGFAALAGATVLVNLSASNIVIGKADYRRALCTAHSARYLAAYLYSAAGHGESTTDMAWDGQALVCENGDLLAEGERFADHPQLVTADIDLQRLAADRIRTTSFADNVHDHRERLNRLRRIEFELPVPSAAVPLRREIPRFPYVPADPAARNERCAEVHHIQVEGLSTRLRATGSQHLVIGVSGGLDSTQALIVAAKTMDRLGLPRTNVLAYTMPGFATSTRTHTDAHRLMSALGVSAAEIDIRPSATQMLRDLNHPAADGVPQYDITYENVQAGERTSHLFRLANQHRGLVVGTGDLSELALGWCTFGVGDHMAHYSVNASVPKTLIKYLIAWAVDTEQFGAEAGEVLSSILRTEISPELIPAGADGTDAAPGQSSEATVGPYELQDFHLYYLLRFGYRPSRIAYLARHAWSDPDRGRWPDLVEQHNAYDLAAIKYWLAEFLRRFVQTSQFKRSTLPNAPKVGSGGSLSPRGDWRAPSDASAAAWLDELARNVPGSPASP, from the coding sequence GTGCCCGCTCTCCCCTTCGATTCGCTCTACCGGCACGGCTTCGCGCGGGTGGCGGTGGCGGTGCCGCGAGTCCGCGTCGCGGATCCGGCGTTCAACGCCGAGGCGACCTTGGAACTGGCCCGGCGGGCGGCCGACGATCACGCGGTGCTCACCGTCTTCCCCGAGCTCGGCCTGTCCAGCTATACCGCCGACGACCTGTTCCACCAGGACGCGCTCGACGACGCGACGGCCGCCGCGCTGAGCGCGATCGTGGCGGCCAGCGTCGATATCGATACGGTGCTCGCGGTCGGCGCGCCGGTGCGCGCGCAGGGACGCCTGTTCAACTGCGCGATCGCGATCTATCACGGCACGGTGCTGGGCGCGGTGCCCAAGAGCTATCTGCCGAATTACCGGGAGTTCTACGAGAAGCGCCAATTCGCCGCCGCCCGTGAGGTTTTGACCGACCATGTGACGATCGCGGGGCAGCGGGCGCCGTTCGGCTCGGATCTGCTGTTCACCGCGACGAACCTGGACGGGTTCACCATGCATATGGAGGTCTGCGAGGACGGCTGGGTTCCGCTGCCGCCCAGCGGTTTCGCCGCGCTGGCCGGCGCCACCGTGCTGGTGAACCTGTCGGCGAGCAATATCGTCATCGGCAAAGCCGACTACCGGCGCGCGCTATGCACCGCGCATTCGGCCCGCTACCTCGCGGCATACCTGTATTCCGCTGCGGGACATGGGGAATCGACCACCGATATGGCTTGGGACGGGCAGGCGCTGGTGTGCGAGAACGGCGATCTGCTCGCCGAGGGCGAACGCTTCGCCGATCATCCACAGCTGGTCACCGCCGATATCGACCTGCAGCGCCTGGCCGCCGACCGGATACGCACCACCAGCTTCGCCGATAACGTGCACGACCACCGCGAACGACTGAACCGGTTGCGGCGCATCGAATTCGAACTACCGGTGCCATCCGCCGCCGTCCCGCTGCGGCGGGAAATACCGCGCTTCCCCTACGTTCCCGCCGATCCGGCCGCCCGCAACGAGCGCTGCGCGGAGGTGCATCACATCCAGGTGGAGGGGCTGAGCACCCGCTTGCGCGCCACCGGATCCCAACATCTGGTGATCGGCGTATCCGGCGGCCTGGATTCGACGCAGGCACTGATCGTCGCGGCCAAGACGATGGACCGGCTCGGGCTGCCGCGCACCAATGTGCTCGCCTACACCATGCCCGGGTTCGCGACCAGCACCCGAACCCATACCGACGCACACCGTTTGATGTCGGCGCTCGGTGTCAGCGCGGCCGAGATCGATATCCGGCCGTCGGCCACGCAGATGTTGCGCGACCTGAATCACCCTGCCGCGGACGGTGTTCCGCAATACGACATCACCTACGAGAATGTGCAGGCGGGTGAGCGGACCTCGCATCTGTTCCGGCTCGCGAACCAGCACCGCGGGCTGGTGGTGGGCACCGGCGATCTGAGCGAACTCGCGCTCGGCTGGTGCACTTTCGGCGTCGGCGATCATATGGCGCACTACAGCGTGAACGCCTCGGTGCCGAAAACCCTGATCAAATACCTGATCGCGTGGGCGGTGGACACCGAGCAGTTCGGCGCGGAGGCCGGTGAGGTGCTGTCTTCCATTCTGCGAACCGAGATTTCGCCGGAGCTGATCCCGGCAGGCGCCGACGGGACGGACGCGGCGCCCGGCCAGAGTTCGGAGGCCACTGTCGGCCCGTACGAACTGCAGGATTTCCACCTCTACTACCTGCTGCGCTTCGGTTATCGGCCGAGCCGGATCGCCTACCTGGCCAGGCACGCGTGGTCGGATCCCGACCGCGGCCGCTGGCCGGACCTGGTCGAGCAGCACAACGCATACGACCTTGCGGCGATCAAGTACTGGCTCGCCGAATTCCTGCGCCGATTCGTGCAGACCAGCCAGTTCAAGCGGTCGACGCTGCCGAACGCGCCGAAGGTCGGATCCGGCGGATCGCTGTCCCCGCGCGGCGATTGGCGCGCTCCGAGCGACGCATCGGCCGCGGCCTGGTTGGACGAACTCGCCCGCAACGTGCCCGGCTCCCCCGCCTCCCCGTGA
- a CDS encoding suppressor of fused domain protein yields the protein MSEAPGWSAIDAALRNLYGETVPAHWTPQQPWSLGGPDPLDGISAYPRTDPVSHWHYVTYGMSELYEKEWDNPAVSGWGFEFTLRLARPTSDADPPLWAAGFLQTLARYVIQSGKWFEPGNTIKANGPLDPERPESAIQAFTFVVDPELGSIDTPHGAVRFLQVVGLTMPEYRAALGGKALGLLRDFESRIPLYVTDLDRATFVNDPKPQARWPRWGGGLRGRP from the coding sequence GTGAGTGAAGCACCGGGCTGGAGCGCCATCGACGCCGCGCTGCGAAACCTGTACGGAGAGACCGTTCCCGCGCACTGGACGCCGCAACAGCCCTGGTCCCTCGGCGGGCCCGACCCGCTGGACGGCATCAGCGCCTACCCGCGCACCGATCCGGTATCGCACTGGCACTACGTCACATACGGGATGTCGGAGCTGTACGAGAAGGAGTGGGACAATCCGGCCGTATCCGGTTGGGGATTCGAATTCACCCTGCGCCTGGCCCGGCCGACGTCCGACGCCGACCCGCCGCTATGGGCGGCGGGTTTCCTACAAACCTTGGCGCGCTATGTAATTCAGTCCGGGAAATGGTTCGAACCCGGTAACACCATCAAAGCGAACGGACCGCTCGATCCGGAGCGGCCCGAGTCGGCCATCCAGGCCTTCACCTTCGTCGTCGACCCCGAGCTCGGCTCGATCGACACCCCGCACGGCGCTGTGCGTTTCCTGCAGGTGGTCGGGCTGACCATGCCGGAATACCGAGCCGCGTTGGGCGGCAAGGCTCTCGGCCTCCTGCGCGATTTCGAATCGCGAATTCCGTTGTACGTCACCGATCTCGATCGAGCCACCTTCGTCAACGACCCGAAACCCCAAGCCCGCTGGCCGCGTTGGGGTGGCGGGCTGCGCGGTCGTCCGTGA
- a CDS encoding Clp protease N-terminal domain-containing protein encodes MTSHIRLDELIDGIKKARPDNALDQLSDAVVVADHLGEVADHLIGHFVDQARRSGASWTDIGASMGVSKQAAQKRFVPKEPGDATAIDLSSGFSRYTDRARRAIVASQQAAHGAGNAEIGIPHLVLGLLSEPDGLAAKELVAAGATMEAVRDAAIAALPPRADEVPALIPFNADARKVLDLTFREAIRLVHNYIGTEHILLAILEFENGSGLVTDLGVTKAKVEKDLGEMLAAFMKPKQ; translated from the coding sequence ATGACATCGCATATCCGCCTCGACGAACTGATCGACGGCATCAAGAAAGCCCGTCCCGACAACGCGCTCGACCAACTCTCCGACGCCGTGGTCGTCGCCGATCACCTCGGTGAAGTGGCCGATCATCTGATCGGCCACTTCGTCGACCAGGCTCGCCGCTCCGGCGCCTCATGGACCGATATCGGCGCCAGCATGGGCGTCAGCAAGCAGGCCGCGCAGAAGCGGTTCGTGCCCAAGGAACCTGGCGATGCGACGGCCATCGACCTGAGCAGCGGGTTCTCGCGGTACACCGACCGGGCGCGCCGGGCGATAGTGGCATCGCAGCAGGCCGCGCACGGTGCGGGCAACGCCGAGATCGGGATTCCGCATCTGGTGCTCGGTCTGCTGAGTGAGCCGGACGGTCTCGCCGCCAAGGAACTCGTGGCCGCCGGAGCGACCATGGAGGCGGTGCGTGACGCGGCGATCGCGGCGCTGCCGCCCAGGGCCGATGAGGTTCCCGCCCTCATACCGTTCAACGCCGACGCCAGAAAAGTGCTGGATCTGACCTTCCGCGAGGCGATTCGCCTGGTACACAACTACATCGGCACCGAACACATCCTGCTCGCCATCCTCGAATTCGAGAACGGCTCCGGCTTGGTCACCGATCTCGGTGTCACCAAGGCCAAGGTGGAGAAGGACTTGGGCGAAATGCTCGCGGCCTTCATGAAGCCCAAGCAATAA
- a CDS encoding NAD(P)/FAD-dependent oxidoreductase, whose product MTGQHRIIVLGAGYAGLAAAGRLAGKARDAQVTVVDARAEFVERVRLHQSAAGQRISQWGLRELLEPKKIRFVHARAAELDTVGRRVLLDNGDVLAYDALVYALGSTADLSGVPGAAEHAFALATPEDVARLRLSRGPSAVVGAGSTGIELAAELAEAQPDSRVILLGSEAPGAWLSTKAAAHIQRTLTRLGVEIRSGAKVVEVLADGVRLADGTVVPAAVTVWTAGFGVPDLAARAGIAVDGTGRVLTDETLRSVSHPDIYAAGDSAVIAGPGGRELRMACATALPTGKHAADAVIAGLDGREPRKLKFRYLIQCISLGRRDGVIQALHADDAPGRTVLTGRIAARVKEVIVRGAFATARP is encoded by the coding sequence ATGACCGGACAGCATCGCATCATCGTTCTCGGCGCCGGGTACGCCGGGCTGGCCGCGGCTGGCAGGCTGGCGGGCAAGGCGCGGGACGCACAGGTCACCGTCGTCGATGCCCGTGCGGAATTCGTCGAGCGGGTCCGGCTGCACCAGTCGGCCGCCGGGCAGCGGATCTCCCAGTGGGGTCTGCGGGAATTGTTGGAGCCGAAGAAGATTCGGTTCGTCCATGCGCGGGCCGCCGAGCTGGACACTGTGGGCCGCCGGGTACTGCTGGACAACGGCGACGTGCTCGCTTACGACGCACTGGTCTACGCGCTCGGTAGCACGGCGGATCTGTCCGGCGTTCCGGGTGCCGCCGAGCACGCCTTCGCGCTGGCCACTCCGGAAGACGTTGCACGGCTGCGGCTTTCGCGCGGACCGAGCGCGGTGGTCGGCGCGGGATCGACCGGGATCGAGTTGGCCGCCGAACTCGCCGAGGCGCAACCGGATTCGCGGGTGATCCTGCTCGGTTCGGAGGCGCCGGGCGCCTGGCTCTCGACCAAGGCGGCGGCGCACATCCAGCGCACGCTGACCCGTCTGGGTGTCGAAATTCGGTCCGGTGCAAAGGTTGTCGAGGTGCTCGCGGACGGTGTCCGGCTGGCCGACGGGACCGTCGTCCCGGCCGCGGTGACGGTGTGGACCGCGGGTTTCGGGGTGCCGGATCTGGCGGCGCGGGCGGGTATCGCCGTCGACGGAACCGGCCGGGTGCTGACCGACGAGACATTGCGTTCGGTCTCCCATCCCGATATCTACGCCGCCGGGGACAGCGCGGTGATCGCCGGGCCGGGCGGCCGGGAATTGCGGATGGCCTGCGCCACCGCGCTGCCGACCGGTAAGCACGCGGCCGATGCCGTCATCGCGGGCCTGGATGGGCGGGAGCCGCGAAAGTTGAAGTTCCGCTACCTGATTCAGTGCATCAGCCTCGGTCGGCGGGATGGGGTGATCCAGGCGCTGCATGCCGACGACGCACCGGGTCGCACGGTGCTCACCGGGCGCATCGCGGCTCGGGTCAAGGAGGTGATCGTCCGGGGTGCGTTCGCGACCGCTCGTCCCTGA